A single window of Streptococcus cristatus ATCC 51100 DNA harbors:
- a CDS encoding response regulator transcription factor yields MHKILVVEDDTTINQVICEFLKESNYAVTPVFDGGEALLQFEAESFDLVILDMMLPTMSGLDVLKEIRKTSQIPVMILTALDDEYTQLVSFNHLISDYVTKPFSPLILVKRIENILRRNTVASEITVGDLTVSIDDCTVYWQEEKMPLTKKEYEILQALAKRKDHLVTRDQLMNTIWGYSELDSRVLDNHIKNIRKKIPGIPLKTITGMGYQLGGEDT; encoded by the coding sequence ATGCACAAGATTTTAGTAGTGGAAGACGATACTACGATCAATCAAGTCATTTGTGAATTTTTAAAAGAAAGTAACTATGCAGTTACACCAGTCTTTGATGGAGGCGAGGCTTTGCTTCAATTTGAAGCAGAGTCTTTTGACTTAGTTATTTTGGACATGATGTTGCCAACCATGAGTGGACTGGATGTCCTCAAGGAAATTCGCAAGACTTCTCAGATTCCAGTCATGATCCTGACGGCGCTAGATGACGAGTACACTCAGCTAGTCAGCTTTAACCACCTTATCAGTGACTATGTGACCAAGCCTTTCTCACCACTGATCTTGGTCAAACGGATTGAGAATATTCTGCGACGAAATACGGTTGCGTCAGAGATTACTGTTGGTGATTTGACCGTCTCTATCGATGATTGTACCGTTTACTGGCAGGAAGAAAAGATGCCTCTGACCAAGAAAGAGTACGAAATCTTGCAGGCTCTAGCCAAGAGAAAGGATCACTTAGTGACCCGCGATCAGCTCATGAATACCATTTGGGGCTACAGCGAGCTAGATAGCCGGGTGTTGGACAATCATATCAAGAACATTCGTAAGAAAATCCCAGGTATTCCTCTGAAAACCATCACAGGCATGGGCTATCAGCTTGGAGGAGAAGACACGTGA
- a CDS encoding sensor histidine kinase — protein sequence MKIVKKNFLLTTFIIFVVVTIVLSTLYFAMPVYYQQVKGGEAQREFAQVAKQVKGKSSQEISELLSNYSKKSNQIWFTLLAKDNTILYPALETNGESSLQLTIVPTIANSNYESKTLSESFQTSDGKEVVLRGEYSLQPVSDASRILLNLYPFVLFLSLSLGGLAAYLYSRTSSQRIKDISSSTRQMTSLLPDVSCQVKGHDEIADLAQDINHLYANLLASMEALRLENEKVAESEREKAEFLRMTSHELKTPITSMMGMIDGMIYGVGDFKDRDKYLQKCREILEEQSGLVQSILAISKLEMTMETEREIFSLKELLEANISTYKVLADLKHYQFNVQLSETKVRGNKTYLLKAIKNLIDNAFHYTVEGGEILVRLEDGMLVVENEAERVLDESQIQQIFQPFYRPDYSRNRKDGGTGLGLFIVQQILEKHHLTYRFEAVENRWMRFTIFLPQMEQI from the coding sequence GTGAAGATTGTCAAAAAGAACTTCCTCTTGACGACTTTCATTATCTTTGTCGTTGTGACGATCGTTCTATCCACTCTCTATTTTGCCATGCCGGTTTACTACCAGCAGGTCAAGGGAGGAGAAGCCCAGCGTGAGTTTGCTCAGGTAGCCAAGCAGGTCAAGGGAAAGTCCAGCCAAGAAATCAGTGAGCTCTTGAGCAATTATAGCAAAAAAAGCAATCAGATCTGGTTCACCTTGTTAGCTAAAGACAATACGATTCTTTACCCAGCACTTGAAACGAATGGAGAAAGCTCTCTCCAGCTGACGATTGTTCCGACCATTGCCAATAGTAATTACGAAAGCAAGACTCTGTCAGAAAGCTTTCAGACGTCGGACGGAAAAGAAGTAGTCCTGCGAGGGGAATATTCTCTGCAACCCGTTTCGGATGCCAGTCGGATCTTGCTTAATCTCTATCCTTTTGTATTATTTTTGTCGTTGAGTCTGGGAGGGCTTGCTGCCTATCTCTATAGTCGGACCTCCAGTCAGCGAATTAAGGATATTTCCTCTAGCACTCGGCAAATGACGAGTCTGCTTCCAGATGTTTCCTGTCAGGTGAAAGGGCACGATGAGATTGCTGACTTAGCTCAGGATATCAATCACTTATATGCCAACCTCCTAGCAAGTATGGAAGCTCTGCGATTAGAAAATGAAAAAGTTGCAGAAAGCGAGCGCGAAAAGGCAGAATTTCTCCGAATGACCTCCCACGAACTCAAGACCCCCATCACCAGCATGATGGGAATGATTGACGGGATGATTTATGGAGTGGGTGATTTTAAAGATCGGGACAAATACCTACAGAAGTGCCGCGAAATATTGGAAGAACAATCAGGTCTAGTTCAGTCTATCCTAGCCATTTCAAAACTAGAAATGACCATGGAGACAGAGCGAGAAATCTTCTCTCTCAAAGAGCTGCTTGAAGCAAATATCAGTACCTACAAGGTTCTGGCTGACCTCAAGCATTATCAATTTAATGTCCAACTTTCAGAAACAAAAGTCCGAGGAAATAAGACCTATTTACTGAAAGCTATTAAAAATTTGATTGATAATGCCTTCCATTATACAGTAGAAGGCGGAGAAATCTTGGTTCGTTTAGAAGATGGGATGTTAGTTGTAGAAAATGAAGCTGAGCGAGTGTTGGATGAATCACAGATTCAGCAGATTTTCCAGCCGTTTTATCGACCAGACTACAGTCGCAATCGTAAGGATGGCGGTACAGGACTGGGACTCTTTATCGTGCAGCAAATTTTAGAAAAGCACCATCTCACTTATCGCTTTGAAGCAGTTGAAAATAGATGGATGCGCTTCACAATTTTTTTACCTCAAATGGAACAGATATGA
- a CDS encoding F0F1 ATP synthase subunit C, producing MNLTFLGLCIACFGVSLAEGLIMSNLFKAASRQPEMVDQLRSLLIMGVAFVEGTFFVTLVMSFIIK from the coding sequence ATGAATTTAACATTTTTAGGACTTTGTATTGCCTGCTTTGGCGTCTCATTAGCTGAAGGTTTGATTATGAGCAATCTGTTTAAAGCAGCTTCACGTCAGCCAGAAATGGTTGATCAATTAAGAAGCTTGCTCATCATGGGTGTCGCTTTTGTTGAAGGTACTTTCTTCGTTACTTTGGTTATGTCTTTCATTATCAAATAG
- the atpB gene encoding F0F1 ATP synthase subunit A: MEESLNPTIQLGPISFDLTLLAMSLVTVLMVFGFIYWGSRKMSIRPKGKQNLLEYVYDFVIGFTKENIGEHYIKDYSLFMFALFLFIAVANNIGLMAKIQTTNGYNLWTSPTANLGYDLALSFIITLISHVEGIRRRGFKDYLKAFATPGFMTPMNILEEFTNFASLALRIFGNIFAGEVLAGLLLTLSQQAFYWYPAAFLGSMLWTAFSIFISCIQAYVFTMLSSMYIGKKINGEE; this comes from the coding sequence TTGGAAGAGAGTCTTAATCCGACTATTCAGCTAGGCCCAATATCCTTTGATTTGACCCTGCTTGCTATGTCACTTGTGACCGTTTTGATGGTCTTTGGCTTTATCTACTGGGGCAGTAGAAAAATGTCCATCCGACCAAAAGGAAAGCAAAACTTACTTGAGTACGTCTATGATTTTGTCATTGGCTTTACTAAAGAAAATATTGGGGAACACTACATCAAAGATTATTCTTTGTTTATGTTTGCCTTGTTTCTTTTTATTGCAGTTGCCAATAATATCGGTTTGATGGCTAAAATTCAAACCACCAATGGCTACAATCTCTGGACCTCACCGACGGCAAATTTGGGCTATGACCTAGCCTTGTCCTTTATTATTACATTGATTAGTCATGTGGAAGGAATCCGTCGTCGTGGTTTTAAAGATTACTTAAAAGCTTTTGCAACACCTGGATTTATGACTCCAATGAATATCTTGGAAGAATTTACCAATTTTGCCTCCTTAGCTCTGCGGATTTTCGGAAATATCTTTGCAGGGGAAGTTTTGGCTGGCTTGTTGCTTACCTTGTCACAACAAGCATTTTATTGGTATCCAGCTGCTTTCCTAGGTAGTATGTTATGGACAGCCTTCTCGATATTTATTTCATGTATCCAGGCCTATGTCTTTACCATGCTGTCTTCGATGTATATCGGTAAGAAAATAAACGGTGAAGAATAG